The genomic region GACGATTCTGCCTGTTTTTCAAAAACTGTCGAACTGAGCCTCCCTTTGCGTATGCTGTGACAATGCCCCAAACCATTGGCTTACGGCATGCTCCTATAAACTGCACAACATTTGGATGATTCAGTGTCGCAAGTATCATAACTTCTTGTTGAAACTGCCGCTCCAGAGCCTGTGCAATCTCAGGTTTATCTGCTGGTCGCTCTAATATCTTGATCGCAACATCCTCTCCATTATATTTTCCTCTAAATAACTTCCCGAAAGTTCCTTCAGCAAACGCTACACCCATGACCAGCCTTTTCAGATCAACAGTCCACTCCTCATAATTCTCCAATCCTTCAGTTGGATTCTTACAATCCATCAAAGCTTGTGTTAATGCATCATCATCAAGTTTACGACCCCACTTGCTGCGACGAAACAGATTTTGTGGCAGAGAGATAGAGAAATTGTAGCGGCTCACAGGAGGATGGCTTAACATTGGAGTTTGAGAATTACTACTAAAAGCCGTGCTACAGTTATCCATGGCCTTGGATAAAGATTCTTCGTCTCTCGGTGGCGAACTGTGATAacttcttgttctttttttcaagGTTTTAGTGAAAAACTTTGAACcaaaaacaattaagttattagtttgatttgaaaaaaaaaatagtagaaATTAAGGTTAAAGGTTAAACTAatagtcatttttttctcttattttatttaaggaAATGGGTTCAATCATGGTATAATAAGGTAGATTAGGAAAGTTCTTAAATATTGATATTAATTGATTCCGTAATTAATTATAGAAGAAACATAAGAAAATCAATCCTAATAAAAGCATATTTATTATCGTGATGAGGGAGgaattaaaaagtaattaaattaatttgttaaattaaCAGTGTGATTAATTCCGGTATTTCTTTCAGgggaaattttaaaatctttaaaattagagaaataaatagtgagattattattatgttaATAGTGAGAAAATCTACTCCTAACTATTAATTAAGAAGCTATATCAAAGCAAATaagtttaataaaataataaaaaacaatgaattatttatgaatcaaattacatatatagtaccagtaaaaaaaaatgacatatATAGTTACAAAATAAGTAGGTTCattgaaataataaaagcagTGAACTTCtgaaattacataataataaaagtgatgataatttaataatgacTTATTGAACAAATGAATAAGTACAAATATAATATGCAAAAAATTAGAAGATCCAACCAAAGGAAATtaaggaatatatatatatatatatatatatatatatatatgtcggCTGGCAATTAAATGATGGCTGATTATTTATCTAACTGAATGTTCagatcataaaataaaataatttcataaaaagaaaataatttgttaagtttgtatatttaggagaTGACATTATGTAATCaagcaataatttttttaaaaaatatatgtaattttattGCTGATTGCCATAACTAAAATACCTTAGGATTTATTtacaatgaaataaaaatacaaggggaaataaataaaaacccCTTAGACCAAGTAGGCTAAATGTAAGGATATCCAGCCCTAAACTAGTTAAGCTATTTGAACATATTAACTCACAGCGCAGAGATTAAAATGCTGTCCCAAATTGTAGTATATCCGATTCCGAACTACAATGTTGCATGTGAAGCTGCAGAATTAGGACATATTAATTTGTTTGTCCCACCGACATGCAAATAGATATATATGTCCGAACCTTCGTGTACTGCATGTGTCTCCTTACACAAAATGAGTCCAAGCATAAAAGAAATATACATCAGTTTAAAATTCAAACTCGTCACAGCCTGCTGCAAAAGAAGTCCAACAGCAAAGGAACTCCTAAATTTCAGAAATTTGGATGATATGTTACCATTCAAAGCACCCTAGCTCCTTAGCCAAATGATGGGCTAAACTATTCCCACTTCTCAAAATATATGATAATTTCCAGCATGGTatttaatttccttttgcaagTTAATAATCTGAATTCAGTGCAGTCCAAATCTCCCAGGGAGAATTAAGAGGATTATTCACCCAATTTACAGCATTCAAGGAATCACTTTCCACCCACAAATTAGAGTATTGATGATCCATGCAGCtagtaaataaaagaagagCTTTCTCAATGGCCAAAATTTATGTTAAGCTTGCATCCCCTTCACCTATAACTTCAGAAAATTTGAGTAAAATCGAACCATCATGATTCCGCAACACACCGCCAATTCTACTGGACCTGGATTTCATAAAGTTGAGCTATTCACGTTGAATTTTAACCAGCCAGCTTCAGAAGCTTGCCACTTAACCTCTTTACTAGTTGGAATTGTACTCTGAGATATAGAAATTAATTGTGGATTTCTAAATATACCTTTTATATTCTCAGTCATTGTTATATATTGATaatgttattaaatataaattcaataattaattataaacacTTAATAAAAATTCTGAACTATccacaaaaatttaaataaattcttattcttgtgttatgtttaattaagttcttatgcttttattttgaatcaaataatcatttGTTACTAGTTaccattaattaaaatatcacttattattttacaCATTAATCAactatttaaaagttttttaagtattatacAAATTTAGACCAAACATTCAATGTGACGtcaatgggaattttttttcttttcttgtctgtatgtttttttcttttttctattttggaAGACAATAGATGAGAGAAGATTTTGATCTAAATGTTCTAGAACTTGTGAAGCGGACTTCCTTAATTCGCGAAATTTGATTGCTAATCAACACATTCTTTGTGTCATTAGAGAATCaaataaatgattttcatgatttcatcatttttttttatttcattgatTTGGTTAATTTATTACACCAAATCACCCTAAGTTTCTCCTAAATATCATGCGTAGTCAttgtatttgatttttgttttctatattTAGGGTTTAAATTCATCGAAGAATTTTGTTTACTTTCCTTTTGTacggaaaaaaataaatgaaaaagaaatttgtttAACTTTCCATTTATTCTAGCAACGCAATGCAATTGATTATCCATCCCTTTTGTTCGCCTAAATTACTCAATCAGTACACGATACTTGGTAAGTAAATTAATTCCTTCATATATGTCATATGcattatcttttgattttatatgatttaCTTTCCTCCAATAAAGTATgtttaacttaattttcaaTCATTGCTTCCATTTAAGGTTGTCATGAACTTTTAAAGTAACATAAACTACATTcccaattttattttttttttgagaattacACAATTTTATTGCTAGAtgttaaagaaaaatactttGAACTTATTGCTACAAGGAAAttgaaatacaaaaataaataaataaaatgcataAATCCCTAAAAGCAAAAAGCTTGGATATAGGGATATCCAAACACTAGtgaaaaatcagctcactaAGATATCCACTGTGGGATATTAAACCTGCccaaaaccatcatttctcAGAAAATCCCAACACTCGTTTAAAATCCCAACTCAATCACCTCAAATAGGGACCCAAACGAGTACAACTTCTCAAAATTTGAATGGCCCTTACATTCGGATTAAATTAAAACCGAACCTCCTACTTCACTCATATTTCTACAAAATCAAGTAATCTATATCATCCATAACTCTTACACTCCATTAAATTCAATATGATCAGCCTCCCTTAACACACCCTATTTGGCCAGCTCATCAGTCTCGGAATTTGTCTCCCGTAAAACGTGtattaaactaaaatttcaAAGTATTTTATCAGCTGCATTTAACATATCACTTTCAActcataatttaaattataaattttttaagtatcTGCTGACCAGTGAAAAAGGCTTCACAAATGGTCAAAATCTCTACATGATTGGCATCACATACTCccacaattttataaaatttcaaaagtgtTTCACCACTAGTGTCCTGTAAAATTGCTCCAATTCCTACCCTACCTAAATTACCAACTGATGTCTCATCAATATTGAACTTAATTCGCATATGAGTATTTGGCTCATTGATTGGTGTATGATCTCCTGTGTATAGAGTAGGGTTCGAATCCCCCCTTCTcccaattataaaagaaaagaaaaacattgaACTTAATCCAACCTATTCGACACTTCCAAATTTATTAACTTTGATTTTCCGATTTCAATATACATTAACTCAatacattaaattttaaatatatatgacaGCAGTAAATTTGATttcatagatttttttttataaatttcattgctatttaattaaattaattttattcttttcatttttgtcaagATTGGAAAAAATTGAGCAAAAATATCAAgattaaaaatcaatattaTCATGTAGTAAAGGTTTCTAGTAAGGGTCAGGCCAGATTAGGCTTGCTGGAAACATTGAAAACCTAGGCCTAGGCCCGAGCCTAGCCTAGTCCATCCATTTATgctatattttattatcaaaataaggaaaaatatattatattcatatttttatgtttttaaataaatttttaaattaaaattaaataaaaatatataatttattaatataataatctcTTCTGACTGGGCCACGCTAGATAATTAATACACTACTATGTTGGGCTACTAGTTCAAACTTACGAGCCTAACCAATTCAAGTCGGGCTTGGACATGAATTTTAAGCTTGAAACCAAtctaattaattgatttgattaataaataatatatgatttagttttaagtttgaaaaatatttcaacTATATTTTCGAGTGCCATCTAATTTTATAACACAggattacaaaaaaaattattgatatataatattatgttGCATATCAATGGCCTAAGTATCTATTATGGTTAATGGCTTTCTTACTAACCTATTTAGTTGCTGAGTGATCTTCGATAAGGATGTTCGTTGtctctttttctatttaacATGGTAGTAGAAGCTTTTAGCTATATAATGGTGGAAGTTAGGGCAAAACACATTTAGTGGTATATCAATTGGAGACAAAGGTTTAAGACTTTCCCATTTACAATATATTGATGATATTATGCTATTCTATGAACCTAATTTAGAATGTTTGCTAAACATGAAACAGGTTTTGAGATGTTTTCAGATAGTTTTGGAATTAAAGATTAATTTTTAGAAGAGTAATCTTTTTGGAGTGGGAGTCAATTCCAATTTGCTTAAAGCATGGGCAGCATGAGTACGTTGCAAGGTTGGTACATTCCTAACAACTTATTTGGGGTTTTCTTCGAGAGCCAGTTATACATCAATGAAAATATGGTAACCTGTGGTAGATCACTTTAAAGCAAAATTGGCTAgatggaaataaaaaatgcttTCATTAGGAGGTCGAGTTACTTTGGTTAAATCAATGTTGAGTAGCTTACTCATATTTTACATGTCATTATTCAAAAAGTTGTTAGGTCTCaagaatgaaatgaaaaaaattcaatggaGATTTCTATGGTGTGGAGCGGGATAAAAAATTAACCGGGACCTGTTTGTAAACATAGAAATATGGGAGGTTTAGGTGTAATtgatttagaaataaaaaattgctCCTTGCTCAACAAATGGATATGGAGATTTGGGAATGAATAGTGTTAGTGTAAAAGTCTTAAAGTGAAATATACCAAGAGGGAGGTGAATTggtatttataaaaaaatttttgaaaatctagTTATCAAGATCAAAACTTTTTCACCAAAAAATATCGTTTAgcatcaaaaaaaattttcaaaaataaatcacTTAAGCACAAAAACAACATAtcaagataaatatttttcctatATTAAATGCTAGCTATGAAAGTAAAaggaaatatatttttctaagtataaaacaataattcaatataaaactattttccTAAGGCAAATACAAATAACTATTAATaatgcaaaaaattaaaaagagacaCAAGAAATTTATAATAGTTTGCTTTTTTGATGCCTACATCCACTCCCTTAGTAATTAAGGAATTTCAATCCATTATCAAAGATTCTTACTTTTCAAAGGGACAAAGCAATAACCCTTACACAATCCATAAAAGGGATTCTTAGTTTTTCACAAGATCAAGCGATAACCCTTACAATGGCTTTTTCATGGGATTAAACGATAACCCTTATACAATCCACAAAGGGATACTTGTTTATAACAGAATGAAGTAATAACCCACCATCAATGGTTTTTAAAGGCTTAACCATAAACCCTCATAAAtagcttttcaaggttaaaCTAGAAGCTTTACAAGATGTGTGTACATGGGAATAATAGCAAAGATTTACCTCACAAAGGCTAGATGCTAGAGATTTTAGCTTAAGAGTagtgagagaagaaaaatcaacTCAAATGAAGAAAGTATTCAACTTTGTAAGCTTTGTGGAAGACTAAAAAGATGCTAGAGAGTGAAGATGAGCTTTTGAAGGTCTCTTTAGGGTTTGAAGCTTTGGCACAAGTCTTCTCTTACTTCAAAATGGCTCAAATGCTTTTTCACGAGATCAAGTGATAACCTTTACACAATTCACAAAAGGATACTTGCTTTTAACAAGATGAAGCAGTAACCCACCATCAATGGTTTttaaaggctcaaccacaaacTCTCATAAAtagcttttcaaggttaaaCTAGAACTTTTACAAGATGTGTGTACATGGGAATAATAGCAAAGATTTACCTCACAAAGGCTAGATGCTAGAGATTTTAGCTTAAGAGTagtgagagaagaaaaatcaacTCAAATGAAGAAAGTATTCAACTTTGTAAGCTTTGTGGAAGACTAAAAAGATGCTAGAGAGTGAAGATGAGCTTTTGAAGGTCTCTTTAGGGTTTGAAGCTTTGGCACAAGTCTTCTCTTACTTCAAAATGGCTCAAATGCTTTTTCACGAGATCAAGTGATAACCTTTACACAATTCACAAAAGGATACTTGCTTTTAACAAGATGAAGCAGTAACCCACCATCAATGGTTTttaaaggctcaaccacaaacTCTCAT from Theobroma cacao cultivar B97-61/B2 chromosome 9, Criollo_cocoa_genome_V2, whole genome shotgun sequence harbors:
- the LOC18589403 gene encoding serine/threonine-protein kinase HT1, which produces MTENIKGIFRNPQLISISQSTIPTSKEVKWQASEAGCFTCNIVVRNRIYYNLGQHFNLCAFFTKTLKKRTRSYHSSPPRDEESLSKAMDNCSTAFSSNSQTPMLSHPPVSRYNFSISLPQNLFRRSKWGRKLDDDALTQALMDCKNPTEGLENYEEWTVDLKRLVMGVAFAEGTFGKLFRGKYNGEDVAIKILERPADKPEIAQALERQFQQEVMILATLNHPNVVQFIGACRKPMVWGIVTAYAKGGSVRQFLKNRQNRPMPLKLTVKQALDVAKGMAYIHGLGFIHRDLKSDNLLIAADKSIKIADFGVARIQVHSEGMTPHTGTYRWMAPEMIQNWPYTQKVDVYSFGIVLWELITGLLPFQGMTALQAAACVVQNGARPAIPKDCLPILTEIMTRCWDANPEVRPPFSDVVNMLETAETEVMTTVRKARFRCCMTQPMIVD